A part of Lacinutrix sp. 5H-3-7-4 genomic DNA contains:
- the dxs gene encoding 1-deoxy-D-xylulose-5-phosphate synthase, whose amino-acid sequence MSKSILNTINSIDSIRQLHIDDLLFLTKELRLFIIEAVATKAGHLGASLGVAELTIAIHYVFNTPKDQVIWDVGHQAYGHKILTGRKNVFHTNRQFKGISGFPKRDESEFDTFGVGHSSTSISAALGMAIAAKLNNDLNTNHIAIIGDASIASGMAFEGLNHAGVTNCNLLVILNDNTIGIDPSVGALKQYLTNVKKGTQKQDNIFEALNFNYSGPIDGHNLPLLISELERLKRVTGPKFLHVITTKGKGLRQAEENQITYHAPGKFDAKTGDLYIEEKTIQAPKFQDVFGHTIVELANKNNKIIGITPAMPTGSSLKFMMEEIPDRAFDVGIAEQHAVTFAAGMATKGMVPFCNIYSTFLQRAYDQVIHDVALQKLPVIFCLDRAGIVGEDGATHHGVFDISYLRCIPNLIIFAPRNEIELRNIMYTAQFNLKQPIAIRYPRGRGSIINWQKPFSKIKIGTGQTLREGKKVAVLSIGTMAINIEKIIENTKSLSSISHYDMRFIKPLDKNLLHQVFKSHKTIVTIENGTIKGGFGSAILEFAAENNYKNDIYVKGIPDIFIEHGTVSELLKSIGLDNNSLKAFLVKLLSKN is encoded by the coding sequence ATGTCCAAGTCGATTTTAAATACTATAAATTCTATTGATTCCATAAGGCAATTGCATATTGACGACTTGCTCTTTTTAACTAAAGAATTAAGACTATTTATTATAGAAGCTGTAGCCACTAAAGCAGGACATTTAGGTGCTAGTTTAGGTGTAGCTGAACTTACAATCGCTATACATTATGTTTTTAACACTCCAAAAGACCAAGTAATTTGGGATGTTGGACACCAAGCTTACGGACATAAAATTTTAACAGGGAGAAAAAATGTATTTCACACCAATAGGCAGTTTAAAGGTATCAGTGGTTTTCCTAAACGCGATGAAAGTGAATTTGACACTTTTGGTGTAGGCCATTCATCAACATCAATATCTGCTGCACTTGGCATGGCTATAGCCGCTAAATTAAATAACGATTTAAATACCAATCATATTGCTATAATTGGAGATGCTTCAATAGCAAGCGGTATGGCTTTTGAAGGTTTAAATCACGCAGGTGTAACTAATTGCAATCTACTAGTTATTTTAAATGATAATACTATTGGTATAGACCCTAGTGTAGGTGCGTTAAAACAATATCTTACAAACGTAAAAAAAGGAACTCAAAAACAAGATAATATTTTTGAAGCATTAAATTTTAATTATTCTGGCCCTATTGATGGACATAACTTACCGCTTTTAATTTCAGAATTAGAGCGGCTAAAGCGTGTAACAGGTCCAAAATTTCTACATGTTATTACTACTAAAGGTAAAGGATTACGACAAGCAGAAGAAAACCAGATTACCTATCATGCTCCTGGAAAATTTGATGCAAAAACTGGTGATTTATATATTGAAGAAAAAACAATACAAGCTCCAAAATTTCAAGATGTATTTGGACATACAATTGTTGAGTTAGCTAACAAAAACAATAAAATTATAGGTATTACTCCTGCAATGCCAACAGGAAGCTCATTAAAATTTATGATGGAAGAAATACCCGATCGTGCTTTTGATGTAGGTATTGCAGAACAGCATGCTGTAACTTTTGCTGCCGGAATGGCTACCAAAGGCATGGTTCCTTTTTGCAATATTTACTCTACATTCCTTCAACGTGCTTATGACCAAGTTATACATGATGTTGCATTACAAAAATTACCTGTAATATTTTGCTTAGATAGAGCTGGAATTGTTGGAGAAGATGGCGCTACGCATCACGGTGTTTTTGATATAAGTTATTTACGCTGTATACCTAATCTAATTATTTTCGCTCCTCGAAATGAAATTGAATTAAGAAATATTATGTACACTGCCCAATTTAATTTAAAACAACCTATAGCAATTAGGTATCCTCGCGGACGTGGTTCTATTATTAACTGGCAAAAACCTTTTTCTAAAATTAAAATTGGAACCGGACAAACTTTAAGAGAAGGTAAAAAAGTAGCTGTCTTATCTATAGGTACTATGGCGATAAATATTGAAAAAATTATAGAAAACACTAAATCATTAAGCAGTATATCGCACTACGACATGAGATTTATTAAACCGCTAGACAAAAACTTATTGCATCAAGTTTTTAAATCACACAAAACAATTGTTACTATTGAAAACGGAACTATAAAAGGAGGTTTTGGAAGTGCGATATTAGAATTTGCAGCAGAAAATAACTATAAAAACGATATTTATGTAAAAGGAATTCCTGATATTTTTATTGAACATGGTACAGTTAGTGAATTACTTAAATCTATAGGCTTAGACAATAATTCACTAAAAGCTTTTTTAGTTAAACTACTGTCTAAAAACTAA
- a CDS encoding chloride channel protein, with the protein MPKKTPLKRFLIWRYKHISEKNFTFILSAIVGLLAGLAAVTLKNITFTIQKVLNSAIINSQNQLYFILPVIGLLLVYLFVKYISKKPLEHAIPSILFSLSRKSGFLRRSKIYFPLIAAPLTVGFGGSVGLLGPAVSSGSAISSNLGRLFHINRKTRTLLIGCAAAGAISSIFKSPIAAIIFAVEVFSLDLTFVSLLPLLIASVSSVITSYFFLGDDLLFNFNFSDKFEINDILFYVVLGIGTGFASIYFTKMYFAILKFFDRFKTAFQRLIIGGLAIGIMLYFIPPLYGEGFVFINNLLADKHILALGKTPFDAYNDNIWVIIALLFGITIFKAVAMTTTFAAGGVGGIFIPTMVMGSALGNVVAKVINNIGLGFNVSETNFTLIGMAGLIAGVLHAPLTAIFLIAEITGGYELFIPLMIAVGISFSIKKSAIDYTIYTRELTEKGQLLTHNKDQNVLTLMTLDSIIESHFAVLHPKMTLGDMLHEGVAKSTRNLFPVVDENKKLAGIILLDDVREIMFDQSLYNNTLVESLMHNPPDKIIYGKDSMQIVMQKFQDSGAWNLPVIKDEKYVGFVSKSKLLTAYRRQLINVTT; encoded by the coding sequence ATGCCTAAAAAAACACCTTTAAAACGTTTTTTAATTTGGAGATACAAACATATCTCTGAAAAAAACTTCACCTTTATATTAAGTGCTATTGTAGGCCTTTTAGCTGGTTTAGCTGCAGTAACTTTAAAAAATATTACGTTTACAATACAAAAGGTTTTAAATAGCGCTATCATTAATTCACAAAACCAATTATACTTTATTTTACCCGTAATAGGCTTACTACTTGTCTATCTATTTGTAAAATACATTTCAAAAAAACCTCTAGAACACGCCATACCTTCAATATTATTTTCTTTATCTCGTAAAAGCGGTTTTTTAAGACGTTCAAAAATATATTTTCCATTAATAGCTGCACCACTAACTGTTGGTTTTGGTGGATCGGTTGGTCTGCTTGGCCCTGCTGTTTCTTCAGGATCTGCAATAAGTTCTAATTTAGGAAGGTTATTTCATATAAACAGAAAAACAAGAACACTACTTATTGGTTGTGCAGCGGCAGGAGCTATTTCTTCTATTTTTAAATCACCAATTGCTGCGATAATTTTTGCTGTAGAAGTTTTTAGTTTAGATTTAACATTTGTTTCCTTATTACCTCTACTTATAGCTTCGGTTTCTTCTGTCATTACATCGTATTTCTTTTTGGGAGACGATTTGCTTTTCAATTTTAATTTTTCAGATAAATTTGAAATAAATGATATTCTGTTTTACGTTGTTTTAGGTATTGGCACAGGCTTCGCGTCTATTTATTTTACAAAAATGTACTTTGCTATTTTAAAATTTTTTGATCGTTTTAAAACCGCATTTCAACGTTTAATTATTGGAGGTTTAGCTATTGGCATCATGCTTTATTTTATTCCTCCATTATATGGTGAAGGTTTTGTTTTTATAAATAATTTATTAGCAGACAAACATATTTTAGCCTTAGGCAAAACACCTTTCGACGCTTATAATGATAATATATGGGTCATTATTGCACTTCTTTTTGGAATAACTATTTTTAAAGCTGTTGCAATGACAACCACATTTGCTGCAGGCGGAGTTGGTGGTATTTTTATTCCTACTATGGTTATGGGTAGTGCACTAGGAAATGTTGTTGCCAAAGTAATTAACAACATTGGTTTAGGCTTTAATGTTAGCGAAACAAACTTTACGCTAATTGGTATGGCAGGATTAATTGCTGGCGTATTACACGCGCCATTAACAGCTATATTTTTAATTGCAGAAATTACTGGTGGTTACGAATTATTTATACCGTTAATGATTGCTGTAGGCATATCGTTTAGCATAAAAAAAAGTGCAATAGACTATACTATTTACACAAGAGAACTAACCGAAAAAGGACAGCTACTAACTCACAATAAGGACCAAAACGTTTTAACTTTAATGACTCTAGATTCTATAATTGAAAGTCATTTTGCTGTTTTACATCCTAAAATGACTTTAGGCGATATGCTGCACGAAGGTGTCGCAAAATCTACCAGAAACTTATTTCCCGTTGTAGATGAAAATAAAAAACTAGCAGGTATTATTTTGTTAGACGATGTTAGAGAAATCATGTTTGACCAATCTCTATATAATAATACTTTAGTTGAATCCTTAATGCACAATCCTCCAGATAAAATAATTTATGGAAAAGATTCTATGCAAATAGTCATGCAGAAATTTCAAGATTCTGGAGCATGGAATTTACCTGTTATTAAAGATGAAAAATATGTTGGCTTTGTATCCAAATCTAAACTTCTTACAGCTTACAGAAGACAGCTTATTAATGTTACTACTTAA
- a CDS encoding nucleoside deaminase produces the protein MINPYDDNYFMKKALQEAEVAFDKGEIPVGAVIVIENRIIARAHNLTELLNDVTAHAEMQAITAAANFLGGKYLKNCTLYVTLEPCQMCAGALYWSQVSKIVYGARDEERGCINLQTKLHPKTKLEGGILAKEASSLMKRFFIEKRNLN, from the coding sequence ATGATAAACCCTTACGACGATAATTATTTTATGAAAAAAGCACTTCAAGAAGCTGAGGTTGCTTTCGATAAAGGAGAAATTCCTGTTGGAGCGGTGATAGTAATTGAAAATAGAATTATTGCTAGAGCTCACAATTTAACAGAATTATTAAATGATGTTACTGCTCATGCAGAAATGCAAGCAATAACAGCAGCAGCAAATTTTCTAGGAGGAAAATATTTGAAAAATTGTACTCTATATGTCACTTTAGAGCCATGCCAAATGTGTGCAGGAGCATTGTATTGGAGTCAGGTTTCTAAAATAGTTTATGGAGCAAGAGATGAAGAAAGAGGTTGTATAAATCTACAAACCAAACTACATCCAAAAACAAAATTAGAAGGAGGAATATTAGCCAAAGAAGCTTCTAGTTTAATGAAACGTTTTTTTATAGAAAAACGAAATTTAAATTAA
- a CDS encoding T9SS-dependent M36 family metallopeptidase, whose protein sequence is MKKDYKCTFSFFILLLCMQFGYGQNKLIENKYGSIIENWLELERSNYGLQVSDISDINISDVFFSKKTEVDHVYLNQAYQGVNIYNAISSVAIKNNRVFYFANAFVANLNSKINTVNVSITPQTAIESVAVKYNLGVVNNLQAVNSQNNKHLFTNGGVSKDEIPVELVYQKVEDGSLKLAWNLSIRTNDGKNWYSVRVDAVTGEVLDTYNWIVSCDFGGSNHENHNHSNTKQINLFKQETASMLDGSQYNVFPLPIESPNHGNIQLVIDPSNIVASPFGWHDTDSALGAEFTITRGNNVYVQEDVNGDDGTGYSTDGGATLNFNFPFNPNQEPLGYQDVSLTNLFYINNVMHDIWYQYGFDEVSGNFQENNYGNGGVPGDYVFADGQDGSGLNNATFGTPPDGGNPVMTMFLWSAVGSAGQPLTINNSSVSGNYTATNSTFGSPLSPNPLTADLALVVDDNSGGVSSDSNDACDTIINGSALQGKIAVIFRGNCEFGFKVLSAENEGAIGVIVVNNVLSDPITMSGGAVGDQVSIPSIMIGFSDGQSIVAALNNGETVNASLVAAPPFQRDGSLDNLIVAHEYGHGISSRLAGGPSSTGCLSNAEQMGEGWSDWFGLMITMTSTDLSTDARGIGTYAITQPVDGQGIRPFPYSTDTTTNPLTYADTNNTAAISQPHGIGTVWGTVLWDLTWKYIDKYGFDSDIYNGTGGNNKVMQLVLDGLKMQVCGAGFVDGRDALLAADFATTGGEDQCLIWEVFAARGLGVNASQGTFSSRTDQVEDFTMPDPSSPSLQNCTTLSVDEFNLESQYSIYPNPANNEINISSKKNFGEVVVTLTDINGRQVLTQTVELRDFVNINIDALQSGMYILTIKGENIITNDKIIKN, encoded by the coding sequence ATGAAAAAGGATTACAAATGTACATTTAGTTTCTTCATTTTGCTTTTATGCATGCAATTTGGATATGGACAAAATAAGTTAATCGAAAATAAATATGGGTCAATTATAGAAAATTGGTTAGAACTAGAAAGAAGTAACTATGGATTACAAGTTAGTGATATTTCAGATATAAATATTAGTGATGTATTTTTTTCTAAAAAGACAGAGGTTGATCATGTGTATTTAAACCAAGCATATCAAGGTGTAAATATTTATAATGCGATATCTAGTGTAGCAATAAAAAACAATAGAGTTTTTTATTTTGCAAATGCATTTGTTGCTAATTTAAATTCTAAAATTAATACAGTAAATGTTTCAATTACCCCTCAAACAGCTATAGAATCTGTTGCTGTTAAGTATAATTTAGGAGTAGTTAATAATTTACAAGCTGTTAATAGTCAGAACAATAAGCACTTGTTTACCAATGGAGGTGTTTCTAAAGACGAAATTCCAGTAGAGTTAGTATATCAAAAAGTTGAAGATGGGAGCTTAAAATTAGCTTGGAATTTAAGTATTAGAACTAATGATGGAAAAAACTGGTATAGCGTAAGAGTAGATGCTGTTACAGGTGAAGTTTTGGATACATATAATTGGATTGTATCTTGTGATTTTGGAGGTTCAAATCATGAAAACCATAATCATTCAAATACTAAGCAAATTAATTTGTTTAAGCAAGAAACTGCTTCTATGCTAGATGGTTCTCAATATAATGTATTTCCTCTTCCAATAGAGAGTCCTAATCATGGCAATATTCAGTTAGTTATAGATCCGTCAAATATTGTAGCATCCCCTTTCGGGTGGCATGATACAGATAGTGCATTAGGTGCAGAATTTACAATTACTAGGGGAAATAATGTCTATGTTCAAGAAGATGTTAATGGAGATGATGGTACGGGTTATTCGACTGATGGAGGAGCGACTTTAAATTTTAATTTTCCTTTCAATCCAAACCAGGAGCCTTTAGGGTATCAAGATGTGTCTTTAACAAACTTGTTTTATATAAATAATGTAATGCATGATATATGGTATCAATATGGTTTTGATGAGGTTAGTGGGAATTTTCAAGAGAATAACTATGGGAATGGAGGTGTTCCTGGAGATTATGTTTTTGCAGATGGACAAGACGGTAGTGGTTTAAATAATGCTACATTTGGAACACCTCCTGATGGAGGTAATCCGGTAATGACTATGTTTTTGTGGTCTGCTGTTGGCTCTGCGGGTCAGCCTCTAACTATAAATAATTCATCTGTTTCAGGGAACTATACGGCAACAAATTCCACATTTGGATCGCCATTGTCGCCCAACCCATTAACAGCAGATTTAGCCTTAGTTGTTGATGATAATTCTGGAGGTGTTAGTTCAGATTCAAATGATGCTTGTGACACAATTATTAATGGAAGTGCTTTGCAAGGGAAGATAGCAGTTATATTTAGAGGCAATTGTGAGTTCGGTTTTAAAGTTTTGAGTGCTGAAAATGAAGGAGCTATAGGTGTTATAGTTGTAAATAATGTTTTGTCAGACCCTATAACCATGAGTGGAGGAGCTGTGGGAGATCAAGTTTCAATACCTTCTATAATGATTGGCTTTTCAGATGGGCAATCTATTGTAGCAGCCTTAAATAACGGCGAAACTGTTAACGCTTCATTGGTAGCGGCACCACCATTTCAAAGAGATGGAAGCTTAGATAATTTAATTGTAGCACATGAGTATGGGCATGGCATATCTTCTAGATTAGCTGGTGGTCCATCAAGTACAGGTTGCTTAAGTAATGCAGAACAAATGGGTGAAGGTTGGTCAGACTGGTTTGGATTAATGATCACAATGACAAGTACAGACTTGAGTACAGATGCAAGAGGTATTGGAACTTACGCAATAACTCAGCCTGTAGATGGTCAAGGTATAAGGCCTTTTCCTTATAGTACAGATACTACTACAAACCCTTTGACTTATGCAGATACTAATAACACAGCAGCAATTTCTCAGCCGCATGGTATAGGTACAGTTTGGGGAACAGTATTATGGGATTTAACATGGAAGTATATCGATAAATATGGTTTTGATTCTGATATCTATAATGGTACAGGTGGTAATAATAAAGTTATGCAGTTGGTTTTAGATGGTTTAAAAATGCAAGTATGTGGTGCTGGTTTTGTAGATGGGCGTGATGCGTTATTAGCAGCAGACTTTGCGACTACTGGAGGTGAAGATCAATGTTTAATTTGGGAGGTTTTTGCAGCAAGAGGATTAGGTGTAAATGCAAGTCAAGGAACTTTTTCGTCTAGAACAGATCAGGTTGAAGATTTTACTATGCCAGATCCTTCTTCTCCATCATTACAAAACTGTACAACATTAAGTGTCGATGAGTTTAATTTAGAGAGTCAATATTCTATATATCCAAACCCAGCAAACAATGAAATTAATATAAGTTCTAAAAAGAACTTTGGAGAAGTAGTTGTAACTCTAACAGATATTAATGGTAGACAAGTTTTAACTCAAACTGTTGAGCTTAGAGATTTTGTAAATATTAATATAGATGCTTTACAATCAGGAATGTATATTCTAACGATTAAAGGAGAGAATATTATAACAAATGACAAAATAATTAAAAATTAA